The window CGTCCACTTCCTCGGCCGTCGCAATGACTTCAAGGCCGTCTACGATCTCTTCTCCGAGTTCCGTCGCGCAGTCGGCCCCCTCTCCTTCCGCGCAGCCCTCGACCGCCTCGTCCGCGCCGGCCGCGCCGCCGAAGCGCTCCGCTTCTTTGATGCCGCTCCTGTAGATCTCGGCATCCACCGTGACCGCTCCGCCCTCTCCTCCCTGGTCGCCACCCTCACTGAACACGGATTTCCTGGCTATGCTGAGCGTGCGGTGAAGCGCTACGCCAACGAGGTCTTCCCAGACGAGGAGATCTGTACTGCTTTGATCCGGGGGTGGTGCGCTGCCGGGAAGCTTGAGGAGGCCCGCCGGCTTATGGGAGAAATCCTCCGGGGAGGGTTTGAGCTCGGAACACCTGCCTATAATGCGATCTTGGATTGTGTTTGTCGGCTTTGCCGGAAGAAGGACCCACTTCGACTGCAGCCAGAGGCTGAGAAGATTCTCTTCGAGATGGAATCATCCGGTATCCCTCGTGATGCCGAGACCTTCCGCGTGCTCATCACCAATCTGTGTAAGATCCGGAAGACTGAGGATGCCTTGAAACTGTTTAGGAAAATGAGCGGATGGGGGTGCTCAGCTGATGCAGAGACCTACTTAACCCTCATCCGGAGCTTGTTTCAGGCTGCTCGGGTATCCGAGGGGGATGAGATGGTTGGATGGATGCGGTCGGCCGGTTTCGGGGATAAGCTTGACAGGAAAGCCTACTATGGATTTATCAAGATCTTGTGTGGAATCGAACGGGTGGAGCATGCAGTGAAGGTGTTTCGGTTGATGAAAGGATATGGTCATGCTCCTGGGGTTAAGACTTATAGTTTGTTGATAGAGAAGTTGGCTATGCACAATCAGTCTGACAGGGCAAATGCCCTCTTTAGTGAGGCAGTGGCACGTGGGGTGCCGGTGACACCTAAGGTATATAAAGTTGATAAGAGGTTTGTGAAGGTGAAGGAGAAGAAGGTGAAGAAGAGGTTGACGTTACCAGAGAAGACGAAAATGAAAAGGAGGCGGCTTAAAATGCTGAGATTGAGCTTCGTGAAGAAGCCGAAATTAATGCGGAAGATGACTTGATTTCACAAATGTGGTAAAGATGCTGTTTCATCTGTCCTTAACTTTATGTTGTTGACTACATTTAGCACATTTTTACGTGCTACAGTTCAGAAATTCCAGCCCAAATTTAGCACACCATTTTAGAATTTCAATAATAAGTCTCTCATCCTTGTGTCTTGTTCTTGGTAAATAGAGATTTAATGGATCATTATCTGCAAGATTATTGTATTGTGTAACTTCAGTTCAACGAAAGTTTTATCCAGTAGCATCTGCATAATTCTCGGTCTTCTATTGAGTTGGGAAATGATTATGTTATACATAGTGTCAAATGCAGGCTGTTGATACAGCATTTTGTTGTGCATTGTCACCTCTTTGCCAATGTTAAGTGATCAAAGACTTGGGAACTGACTAAGCTAGGCTTGATCAGACATTACCCTTTATGTTGTTAAGCTCCAAACAAATTAGGCATATGATAACCACAAGTCCACAAACATGAAATAAGGATTCTTGTGATAATATTGATTCTGAGCTGGATTTATGGATCCTTGTCTTTCAAAATTATTCAAGGAATTTGCCTAATATTGTTGTGAACTTATGCCCCTCCATACAATGTGATAATCAACTTATATAGGGGTTTCTCTCCTTTTTCAGAGGCATTGATTAGATGATAATCATTGACCTTAAAGAAGcccttttctttttatatttgcTGATACTATTATACTGATCTTATTTCGATTGTTCAAAATCAACTTAACTGCCATGCTATTATTCTCGTCATTCATTATATGTTTGTCACATGCATTTTAAGAATATGATTGTCCTTACCGCATTTTTATGAGTCCCAGCAGAAAGCAACAGTAACACCATGTCCTAAAATTGAGATTAGTGTTAAGCATTGACAAGTGCTCTTCGACGTTTCTTTTATGCGTATATAGTTAGCTATCCTTCTTGCATTCATGTATATGCCAAAGTTGTAACTAAATCTTTAGCTCCTTAATTTCTTGATATCAAAAGAGGTTTCATTGTCGATCTTCCTAACATCATACCTTTTGCCATCATTTTTTGAAAAGCTCTTTTTACATTGTTTTTAGTTATACACTGTGGGCCTCAGTGTGTCAAAAATACTCTTTATTATTGACCTTCTGGCAAAGACCTTTGTTTTTTTAaagatatgattcttttttatcatTGTATAAAGTTATAGTTATGTATAAAGTTATTTTTTTACAAATGGTAAATGATAAATATGGGATTCGAACCTAGAACCTTACGATAAACTGTTAAAGTTTTTACCAGCTAAATTAGTTGATAGCTTCGAATCATTTGTTGTTCTTTGTTTTAGATGTCATTTGGTAAACGTATATCTTATAATGAACCAAGATTCAGCAGAACAATTGTTCTGCTGTATACTGTGAAATATATTGTCTAGTTATTTCCTAACAGGTTTTGTTGGTTTTCATGCCATATCTTTGTGATATCCCATGAATTTTCTCCACCAATTTTTCACCAGCGCAAAAGGTTGGTAGCCTCTCAAACAACTCTAGGTTCCACCAAATATCGACTATTGACTAAGAAAATTGTATTGATCCCAGCATTACCCTATGGATCTAAGCATATTAGGAAACATGGTATATCTCTATGCTGCATTTTCATTCCTGGTTCTGAAGGCTTGTACTTACTGTTGTACTTTTGTTATACTTTTTTATGCATTTAGGAAGATCTACTTACTGTTGTGGAATGCATGTGTGCAAAACCTAATGCCCAGTTACAATGTATTTTTCTCCAAGTATTCTGTGGGGTAAACCATTTTTAGGAAATCGTTGCTACTGCCATATGGCCTGCTTACATGAAGCTATAGTTTATCTCCACTGGGAACACCTATGGTTTTTTTGTTCTTGAACCACATTTCTGCTGCTGCACTTGTTTGCTGCTATCTTTTATGTTATTGTGACATTGTTATTAAATTTCTACATTATTGTT of the Musa acuminata AAA Group cultivar baxijiao chromosome BXJ3-2, Cavendish_Baxijiao_AAA, whole genome shotgun sequence genome contains:
- the LOC135631789 gene encoding small ribosomal subunit protein mL104 (rPPR9)-like is translated as MWRPPRPPPLRYFLRRVLPGPSPSRSRSISHSPFPPFCPPIPLPFFPSTIRSFSSSSSASAVAYSDLARSISADLVKLSSPADPSSSVLDLPGHFSLHFSDVRFNTRLLAEVLDLSRAAGRSAVDLYRWIVRHRSFTPSDESLSFLVHFLGRRNDFKAVYDLFSEFRRAVGPLSFRAALDRLVRAGRAAEALRFFDAAPVDLGIHRDRSALSSLVATLTEHGFPGYAERAVKRYANEVFPDEEICTALIRGWCAAGKLEEARRLMGEILRGGFELGTPAYNAILDCVCRLCRKKDPLRLQPEAEKILFEMESSGIPRDAETFRVLITNLCKIRKTEDALKLFRKMSGWGCSADAETYLTLIRSLFQAARVSEGDEMVGWMRSAGFGDKLDRKAYYGFIKILCGIERVEHAVKVFRLMKGYGHAPGVKTYSLLIEKLAMHNQSDRANALFSEAVARGVPVTPKVYKVDKRFVKVKEKKVKKRLTLPEKTKMKRRRLKMLRLSFVKKPKLMRKMT